Proteins co-encoded in one Neodiprion lecontei isolate iyNeoLeco1 chromosome 3, iyNeoLeco1.1, whole genome shotgun sequence genomic window:
- the LOC107217547 gene encoding sushi, von Willebrand factor type A, EGF and pentraxin domain-containing protein 1-like isoform X2, which produces MFSFRLRNLFTLFTVFGLFCRNYSFEVHQSNELHDFNGTHAANQDRDAWSANSSAADFLNSGLRKKPFQQQSFPHISKLKVEVLSKMLKIHVDQLRDKTDQVELVFLVDASASVGLENFRSELNFVRKLLADFTVAREATRVAIVTFAGKTNVIRHVDQISSVEDGNHKCNLLNHQIGSIEYTGGGTYTRGALLEALDILQHSRSGARTAVFLVTDGFSNGGDPRPAATLLKNAGVIVFTFGIRTGNIGELHDIASEPGYAHSYLLDSFPEFEALARRALHHDLQSGEYIKINFLQDCDLLCSKNSTEIGDTQCCDVNASCACGTATGHYACLCHPGYFGSGFYGSCQLCPNGTFGPGNIPGDSNAACIPCPDLNHVTIKSPAISSADCVCAAGFTTNGNKCEAITCPKLKVPENGYLVKASACNNVVNAACGVRCKIGFHLTGDSIRLCLNSGAWSGTQPQCLLKTCPALQAPPHGKIRCEHEDDHQVINAGLSAYPIDTHCEYKCDIGYQLRGSRARNCLPLSRWDGLRVSCRPIKCHPLRSVPNGEIIPPQCTGYNKLPFATKCTIRCKEGFTRTGPENKVCTGLTGSWLHRHNVTQCIDSTPPNITCPSNITVETLSGKNYSMVNWTKPLAIDNAKAAPMVWTEPAVEAPWKFGIGTHVVTYIAQDASKNRAECKFSATVIDKEPPTVENCVDPPIFLLENKSMAINITWDEPVFYDNSGHPLEISKSHTPGTEIFNLGTTQIVYNATDKANNTRTCTFNITVEDACENVPSPTNGHSDCSVLQEGIRCVVVCAEGYGFVLPETASYIDDENVTLTCNNGNHSWNNEVFPDCSVTQVPYAISQDLTVVLDTNTSNCNDPTALNSLSQNIKAGLESQLKQVCDDEVQCNISQSAFDCNGGMDEDSNASNTILNTSTRKLRRSVKRFPHSDKIAVRRGSNSSKNHTKSEVKWDKIELKYKIIGKMIDDTGNNSNQEIIQLKKKIEAMMKGGYLSLLDNKTSLQEISKQVLRLYVIFEEPKELCSTGSVLKKHRCVKCPSGTFHNTTKNRCQSCPLGEYQEDVGSSTCKKCPEHTSTRKKHSKRTSDCLNFCRPGYYSRRKRHHKSTLAFEPCVTCAKGFYQPDYAQLKCIPCPANTTTYNRGSYSIDECLVIDHADKDPCHKNPCHNGGKCVPVGSDFKCECIGDFIGSKCEIRPNPCDSLPCLNEGQCIALDGIKNSVEHKCLCKSGFTGINCETYIDECSTNPCRNGGSCISTEVDYKCICKNGFEGDNCEVVIDHCKTSICESGSKCHIINGTWQCICKPGFLGRRCSRLPCDWLPCHQNAVCVNIEELNATKKSYRCECPEGYTGIDCTTHVNHCKDLLCMNNGTCMNNFSNFSCECRKEFNGSKCENELSSRYTMYFPKSGTTDYVMLSGPNKNLSQFTVCLWLQSLDTVNYGTVLSYATRLHDNALTLTDYNGFVIYINGNRVVTDITANDGYWHFVCVTWENVFGFWQVFVDGIVRENGTQLASETLIEGNGTLVIGQEQDRMGGGFSESESLLGKLSSLDIWDEVLNGDVIKKLSQQCETYHGSLYSWAQLQQYVRGNIEIQNSSFCHACSLPKAPFKGQIEVNYDASEIVYTCEKGYLVKFGKKESAVLTRRCLKQGQWEGYSTPTCTKVKCGFPGYFPRGQVHGRSYSYGDQIHYSCKKRSTLRGNPNRICTAHGKWSGVQPLCISKTCKNLLAPDNGDIEYLIEDHERNDTSILQVGQQLAFICNPGFRVLGNMYLTCMENGEWDNAVPKCIAFGCPPPELMENAFIASNISTGVEILPAESFLNSQRDNLSEDSASLVSGYFYGDIVGFSCRQGFKFFGNHNMIAEFRIQCTNNGSWNGLVPSCVPLRCLRPEPIKNGKYYLLTSNNSMAENSGYGTFGNLTFVNRLVPISTEPLPDFHGHFDIPVFTDKPNSSDSQSNMTKNNTMPEDFQIESNASFILGARISITCNKGYKLIGASIRQCTNNETWSPDASNCEPRECNVENHPIINVLSTNREEITFDGEIEMNIKNQSIVDIFRANKYIRGTLQNFIFKNTGNVFGDTISLTCVNYTKIHFDGIGINRILRNVTWKCNENGVWEIMYKEMSNEDFQRMVDEKKETLCRETVCGLPKTPRNGYIVDDITNSSVIKVGDSVMFKCRNGHMLAGGESAKCLSDGTWSPIPNCELTCGKPPIPRNTVLNDSSAEISGYVSGNMVSYRCVSGYKMYGRGNARCLASGKWSRMSGRCSRITCGKPAIPPGVEILGPSYLYEAQLTYICPDQIIKGKITCKSDGKWSELPDCTALNIQTQARK; this is translated from the exons ATGTTTTCATTCAGGCTCAGAAATTTGTTCACATTGTTTACTGTTTTCGGCCTATTTTGTCGTAATTATTCATTCGAAGTTCATCAATCGAATGAATTACACGATTTCAATGGCACCCATGCAGCCAATCAGGATCGAGACGCCTGGTCTGCAAACTCTTCGGCTGCAGACTTCCTCAACAGCGGACTTAGGAAAAAACCATTTCAACAACAAAGTTTCCCTCATATTTCTAAACTGAAAGTCGAGGTTCTGTCGAAAATGCTCAAAATCCACGTAGATCAATTACGGGATAAAACCGACCAG GTGGAACTGGTTTTTCTTGTTGATGCGTCAGCGTCGGTtggtttggaaaattttcgcagTGAGTTGAATTTCGTTCGTAAGTTGCTAGCGGATTTTACCGTAGCCAGAGAAGCCACGCGGGTCGCCATTGTGACCTTTGCTGGAAAAACCAACGTAATACGACATGTGGATCAAATATCCAGCGTCGAAGATGGTAATCATAAGTGCAATTTGCTCAATCATCAAATCGGAAGCATCGAATACACAGGCGGTGGAACTTACACCCGAGGTGCTCTCCTCGAAGCCCTT GATATTTTACAACACAGTCGCTCCGGAGCCCGTACAGCTGTTTTCCTGGTAACGGATGGATTCAGCAATGGAGGAGACCCTAGGCCAGCTGCCACTCTATTGAAAAACGCTGGTGTCATTGTTTTCACCTTTGGAATTCGAACAGGAAATATTGGAGAGTTACATGACATAGCGAGTGAACCTGGCTACGCTCACAGCTACCTCTTGGACAGTTTTCCTGAGTTCGAAGCACTGGCTCGTAGAGCATTGCATCACG ACTTGCAGTCGGGCGAGTATATTAAGATTAATTTTCTGCAAGACTGTGATTTACTATGCTCCAAAAATTCGACCGAAATTGGTGACACGCAGTGTTGTGACGTGAATGCATCTTGTGCTTGTGGAACAGCCACTGGTCACTACGCCTGCTTATGCCACCCGGGTTATTTTGGATCTGGATTTTATGGTTCCTGTCAAC TTTGTCCGAATGGAACATTCGGTCCTGGGAATATCCCAGGAGATTCCAATGCAGCCTGTATTCCTTGCCCAGACTTGAATCACGTTACTATCAAGAGCCCTGCGATTAGTTCAGCTGATTGTGTTTGTGCAGCCGGGTTTACTACCAATGGAAATAAATGTGAAG CCATAACTTGCCCCAAACTAAAAGTGCCAGAAAATGGGTATTTAGTGAAAGCAAGTGCCTGTAACAATGTTGTTAATGCTGCGTGCGGAGTTCGTTGTAAAATTGGTTTTCATCTAACCGGCGACAGCATTCGACTTTGTCTTAACAGTGGTGCGTGGTCTGGTACTCAACCACAGTGTCTTT TAAAAACATGCCCGGCACTACAAGCACCGCCGCATGGAAAAATACGGTGTGAGCACGAGGATGATCATCAGGTGATAAATGCTGGCCTCTCTGCATATCCAATAGACACTCATTGTGAATACAAATGTGATATCGGCTATCAGCTGCGTGGAAGCAGAGCCAGAAATTGTTTGCCTCTGTCAAGATGGGATGGCCTTAGGGTATCTTGCCGAC CAATCAAATGTCACCCCCTGAGATCTGTGCCAAATGGTGAAATAATTCCGCCACAGTGCACAGGGTACAATAAACTGCCTTTTGCCACAAAATGTACCATTCGATGCAAAGAAGGCTTCACTCGCACGGGTCCAGAGAACAAAGTCTGTACTGGACTCACTGGCTCCTGGTTGCATCGTCACAATGTGACCCAATGTATAG ATAGCACTCCCCCAAATATAACTTGTCCTTCGAACATCACCGTTGAGACTTTGTCAGGCAAAAACTATTCCATGGTCAACTGGACGAAGCCATTAGCAATTGATAATGCCAAGGCTGCCCCCATGGTTTGGACCGAGCCAGCTGTTGAAGCACCATGGAAATTTGGAATCGGAACTCATGTGGTTACGTACATAGCGCAAGATGCCAGTAAAAATAGGGCAGAATGCAAATTCAGTGCTACTGTTATAG ACAAGGAACCACCCACTGTTGAAAACTGCGTTGATCCTCCTATTTTTCTACTTGAGAACAAGTCGATGGCAATAAATATTACTTGGGACGAGCCTGTATTTTATGACAACTCTGGACATCCTCTGGAGATTAGTAAAAGTCACACACCTGGAACAGAGATTTTCAATCTCGGGACAACTCAAATCGTGTACAATGCAACAGACAAGGCTAATAATACGAGAACTTGCACATTTAATATCACTGTAGAAG ATGCATGTGAAAACGTTCCATCTCCAACAAATGGGCACAGCGATTGCTCCGTTCTGCAGGAAGGGATTCGGTGCGTTGTGGTATGCGCTGAAGGCTACGGTTTTGTATTACCTGAAACAGCTTCATACATAGATGATGAGAATGTAACTTTGACTTGTAACAATGGCAATCATTCATGGAATAACGAGGTGTTTCCTGATTGTTCTG TGACGCAAGTACCCTATGCCATATCTCAAGATCTGACTGTCGTATTGGATACAAATACTTCTAACTGCAATGATCCGACAGCTCTGAATTCA CTAAGTCAGAACATCAAAGCTGGCTTGGAATCACAATTGAAACAGGTGTGTGACGATGAAGTACAATGTAACATTTCTCAATCTGCGTTCGATTGCAATGGTGGAATGGATGAAGACAGCAATGCTTCGAATACCATTCTAAATACGTCGACTCGTAAACTAAGAAGAAGTGTTAAACGTTTTCCTCACAGTGACAAAATTGCTGTTAGGAGAGGTTCAAATTCTTCGAAAAACCATACAAAATCTGAAGTTAAATGggacaaaattgaattgaagtataaaattattg GAAAAATGATTGATGATACTGGAAACAATTCAAACCAAGAAATTATtcagttgaaaaagaaaatagaagcAATGATGAAAGGTGGTTATTTAAGTCTTCTCGACAATAAAACAAGCCTACAGGAAATCAGCAAACAAGTTCTACGTCTTTATGTAATATTCGAAGAACCTAAAGAACTCTGCTCCACTGGTAGCGTCCTGAAGAAGCACCGTTGTG TAAAATGTCCAAGTGGTACATTCCATAATACAACGAAGAATCGTTGTCAGTCCTGTCCGTTGGGAGAATATCAAGAGGACGTTGGATCTAGCACCTGTAAGAAATGTCCGGAACACACTTCAACAAGAAAAAAGCATTCCAAACGCACGTCGGACTGTTTAA ATTTTTGTCGTCCTGGTTATTATTCTCGACGGAAAAGGCACCACAAATCGACCCTTGCCTTCGAGCCATGTGTCACTTGTGCAAAAGGCTTTTATCAACCTGATTATGCTCAGTTGAAATGCATACCTTGCCCAGCAAATACAACAACGTACAATCGTGGATCTTATAGCATTGACGAATGTCTTGTCATTGATCATGCTGACAAGGATCCTTGTCATAAAAACCCTTGTCATAATGGAGGAAAATGTGTGCCAGTCGGTAGTGACTTCAAGTGTGAATGTATTGGAGATTTTATTG GTTCCAAATGCGAGATTCGTCCAAATCCATGCGATTCTTTGCCTTGCTTGAACGAAGGGCAATGTATTGCTTTAGATGGCATTAAAAATTCAGTAGAACATAAATGCCTGTGCAAGAGCGGCTTTACAGGAATCAATTGTGAG ACTTATATCGACGAGTGCTCCACAAATCCATGCCGGAATGGAGGATCGTGTATTAGTACAGAGGTGGATTACAAGTGTATTTGCAAAAATGGATTCGAAG GTGATAATTGCGAAGTAGTGATTGACCATTGCAAAACATCGATCTGTGAATCTGGATCAAAATGTCATATCATTAATGGAACGTGGCAATGCATCTGCAAACCGGGCTTCTTAGGACGTCGTTGTAGCCGGCTTCCTTGTGATTGGTTACCCTGCCACCAAAACGCTGTCTGCGTTAATATCGAGGAATTAAATGCAACCAAAAAAAGTTACAG GTGCGAATGTCCAGAGGGTTATACAGGAATCGATTGCACTACACATGTGAATCACTGTAAAGATTTGCTTTGTATGAACAACGGAACATGCATGAACAATTTCTCGAATTTTAGTTGCGAATGTCGAAAAGAATTTAATGGATCCAAGTGTGAAAATG AATTATCATCACGGTATACGATGTACTTTCCCAAGTCTGGGACCACAGATTACGTGATGCTGAGCGGACCAAACAAAAATCTATCGCAA TTTACTGTTTGTTTGTGGCTTCAATCGTTAGATACGGTCAACTATGGTACGGTCCTTTCCTACGCTACGCGACTTCACGACAATGCTCTTACACTGACAGATTACAATGG GTTCGTTATTTACATCAATGGGAACAGAGTTGTCACTGACATTACTGCCAATGACGGCTACTGGCATTTTGTGTGTGTTACTTGGGAAAATGTCTTTGGATTTTGGCAGGTGTTTGTGGATGGTATAGTTAGAGAAAATGGTACTCAATTGGCAAGTGAAACGCTAATTGAAG GAAATGGCACTCTGGTCATTGGACAAGAACAAGATCGTATGGGTGGTGGCTTTTCCGAATCGGAATCATTGCTGGGAAAGCTGAGCTCGTTAGATATATGGGACGAAGTTTTGAATGGCGATGTCATAAAAAAGTTAAGTCAGCAATGCGAAACTTATCACGGTTCGTTGTACAGTTGGGCTCAGCTTCAACAATATGTTCGTGGTAACATTGAG ATTCAGAATAGCAGCTTCTGTCACGCTTGCTCATTACCTAAAGCTCCATTCAAAGGACAAATAGAAGTAAATTACGATGCTTCGGAGATAGTCTATACGTGTGAAAAAGGGTACCTAGTcaaatttggtaaaaaagaaagtgCAGTGCTCACCAGGAGGTGTTTAAAACAAGGACAATGGGAAGGTTACTCTACTCCAACATGCACAA AAGTGAAATGTGGTTTTCCTGGATATTTTCCGAGAGGTCAGGTACATGGGAGATCTTACAGTTACGGTGACCAAATTCATTACTCGTGTAAAAAACGTTCGACATTAAGAGGAAATCCAAATCGAATTTGTACGGCTCATGGAAAATGGAGCGGTGTGCAGCCTTTATGCATCA GTAAAACATGCAAAAATTTACTCGCCCCAGACAACGGTGACATCGAATACCTGATCGAAGATCATGAGCGAAATGACACATCCATATTGCAG GTTGGACAACAATTGGCATTTATATGTAATCCTGGCTTTCGCGTGCTTGGAAATATGTATTTAACTTGTATGGAAAACGGAGAGTGGGACAACGCTGTACCTAAATGCATCGCGTTTGGCTGCCCTCCACCGGAATT gATGGAAAATGCGTTCATAGCATCTAATATTTCGACTGGTGTAGAAATTTTACCAGCAGAAAGTTTTCTAAACTCTCAACGTGACAACTTATCGGAGGACAGTGCATCCTTGGTATCTGGCTATTTTTATGGTGATATTGTTGGCTTTTCATGTCGCCagggtttcaaattttttggcaATCACAATATGATTGCAGAATTTCGAATTCAATGCACTAATAATGGATCGTGGAATGGTTTGGTCCCTAGTTGTGTTCCGCTGCGTTGTCTAAGACCAGAGCCgattaaaaatggaaaatattacCTTTTGACCAGCAATAATAGTATGGCAGAAAATTCAGGTTATGGCACTTTTGGGAATTTAACATTCGTAAACAGATTGGTACCTATAAGTACTGAACCTTTGCCTGATTTTCATGGCCATTTTGACATACCTGTTTTTACTGACAAACCAAACTCTTCAGATTCCCAAAGTAATATGACAAAGAATAATACCATGCCTGAAGATTTTCAAATCGAGTCCAACGCTTCTTTCATACTTGGAGCACGGATTTCAATAACATGCAACAAAGGATACAAACTAATCGGTGCTTCGATTAGGCAATGTACAAATAACGAAACGTGGTCTCCTGATGCATCGAATTGTGAACCTCGGGAATGCAACGTAGAAAATCATCCAATAATCAATGTGCTAAGTACAAATAGGGAAGAAATAACATTTGATGGTGAAATAGAGATGAATATTAAAAACCAAAGTATTGTGGACATTTTTCGGGCAAACAAATACATTCGAGGGACTCTGCAGAACTTCATATTCAAGAATACAGGAAATGTTTTTGGTGACACGATAAGTTTGACGTGTGTAAATTACACCAAGATTCATTTTGATGGTATTGGAATAAACAGGATTTTGAGAAATGTTACATGGAAATGCAATGAAAACGGTGTGTGggaaattatgtataaagaGATGAGCAACGAGGATTTTCAACGGATGGTGGatgagaaaaaggaaacacTCTGTCGAGAAACTGTTTGTGGTTTACCAAAG ACACCAAGAAACGGATATATAGTTGACGATATTACTAATAGCAGTGTGATAAAGGTGGGTGATTCTGTTATGTTCAAATGTCGCAACGGGCACATGCTTGCAGGTGGTGAAAGCGCAAAATGTCTTTCGGATGGCACATGGTCGCCAATACCTAATTGCGAAT taACATGTGGAAAACCACCAATCCCTCGTAATACAGTTCTTAACGATAGCAGTGCTGAAATTAGCGGCTATGTTTCTGGTAATATGGTTTCGTACCGGTGCGTTTCTGGCTATAAAATGTATGGTCGTGGAAATGCGCGATGTTTGGCAAGCGGAAAATGGTCCAGGATGAGCGGGAGGTGTTCTA GAATAACTTGTGGAAAGCCTGCCATACCTCCTGGTGTTGAAATTTTGGGTCCATCTTACCTGTATGAAGCTCAACTCACTTACATTTGCCCTGATCAAATAATAAAAGGCAAGATAACGTGCAAAAGCGATGGTAAATGGAGTGAACTACCCGATTGTACAGCACTGAATATTCAGACACAGGCCAGAAAGTAA